Proteins co-encoded in one Cytobacillus sp. NJ13 genomic window:
- a CDS encoding sodium:solute symporter family protein, with protein MSLLNIYLAAVILYLILMALIGVYFGKKSVKNSDDFMVAGRSLPLFVVMGTLLATFVGSGTVVGGASFIYQYGPFAAIFNLSGGIVGAIILYFIASKIREIEIYTVPDLLERRFGKTALYISSVIIIFAFVGITAYQFTGGAYVLKLTTGIPLEIGAIIMCALVIFLTVSGGLFSVAYTDALSAILIIVGFLFGVPFALNAVGGFEGLALSLPETNKTWNGGLSFPQLLGFFLPLFLLVLGDQNMYQRFSAAKDPNVARKSTIGFFVGSVFVIGLTIILATTSIVLFPAIKPDTAILSLAIDGVPLVIGLLILCSAVAFIITTATSYLLSASGNIVSDLIQRSSKRKLSESKLLGYNRVIVVILGVLAYVLGQFFPSVLAIQMYSYTMYGASLTPAILATVLWKNATKAGVISSMIVGGSATMIWEIGLDRPLDWNSVLFALPLSVLTLIIVSLATRNKSVSADLTTDHTS; from the coding sequence GTGAGCTTATTGAACATTTACTTAGCTGCAGTCATTCTTTATCTGATTCTAATGGCGTTGATTGGTGTGTATTTCGGAAAAAAATCTGTCAAAAACAGTGATGATTTCATGGTTGCAGGACGAAGTTTGCCGCTATTCGTCGTAATGGGTACTCTTCTGGCAACGTTCGTTGGGTCTGGAACTGTGGTCGGCGGGGCGAGCTTTATTTACCAATACGGACCGTTTGCCGCTATTTTTAATCTTTCAGGCGGAATTGTTGGAGCTATCATTTTATATTTTATAGCTTCTAAAATTCGCGAGATTGAAATCTATACAGTACCAGATCTTTTAGAACGGCGTTTTGGAAAAACAGCTCTTTATATATCATCCGTTATTATCATCTTTGCCTTTGTCGGAATAACAGCCTATCAGTTTACAGGCGGAGCATACGTCCTGAAATTAACCACTGGCATTCCATTAGAAATAGGAGCCATCATTATGTGTGCTCTAGTCATCTTCTTAACTGTAAGCGGCGGGCTTTTTTCGGTTGCGTATACGGATGCACTTAGTGCCATTTTAATTATTGTTGGCTTTCTTTTCGGGGTTCCCTTTGCATTGAATGCTGTAGGGGGCTTTGAAGGATTAGCTCTATCTTTGCCGGAGACAAATAAGACCTGGAATGGCGGCTTATCCTTTCCGCAGCTTCTCGGTTTCTTTCTGCCATTGTTTTTACTCGTACTAGGTGATCAAAACATGTATCAGCGATTTTCTGCTGCGAAAGATCCGAACGTAGCCCGGAAATCCACTATCGGCTTTTTTGTTGGCAGTGTTTTTGTCATTGGTTTAACGATCATTCTGGCAACTACCTCAATCGTGCTTTTTCCTGCCATTAAACCAGATACAGCCATTTTATCACTTGCGATTGATGGTGTACCCCTTGTAATCGGTTTGCTTATTCTTTGTTCAGCCGTTGCCTTTATTATCACAACAGCTACTTCTTACCTTTTATCAGCATCAGGAAATATTGTTAGTGACTTGATTCAGCGTTCAAGCAAAAGGAAGCTATCTGAAAGTAAACTTCTAGGGTACAACCGTGTCATTGTCGTGATATTAGGGGTCCTTGCCTATGTATTAGGGCAATTCTTCCCAAGTGTCCTGGCCATCCAAATGTATTCGTATACGATGTATGGTGCGTCCTTAACTCCTGCCATTCTTGCAACCGTATTATGGAAGAATGCAACAAAAGCAGGCGTAATCAGCTCCATGATTGTGGGTGGTTCTGCAACTATGATTTGGGAAATCGGCCTTGACCGGCCTTTAGATTGGAATAGTGTTCTGTTTGCCTTGCCATTGTCAGTTTTAACACTCATTATTGTCAGTTTGGCAACCAGAAATAAAAGTGTCTCTGCTGACCTTACGACTGATCATACAAGCTAA
- a CDS encoding amidohydrolase family protein: protein MEFVISNVQLLYGEELECKKGLALWIKDEMIKDIIPESKLPANVKVMDGNGGYLAPGLIDLHVHMMWDGSLNPVQTSETEGYEQMLLRAVSNCQTYLRNGITTVRDIGSVDDIALHVAKGIKRGLISGPDVIASGKTLTMTGGHDPFWARFVDGKEEALKGVREQIFKGAEVIKVSSTGGVYGRIEGEQVGNAELSLEEQEVICKEAHRFGLKVASHAIGRDGILNSIIAGIDTIEHGHFLDDELAALMEERNTAWIPTLFVYKQIATQEGIPSYARDKAEEIVSIHRNAFESYFYRNILIGAGSDAGSPCTSHRALLDELYTMYEMIPDAKEVLKTATVNAGKILGRDVGQIKEGYRANLILLKENPLECLSNLESIEMVLVRGEIF from the coding sequence ATGGAGTTTGTGATTTCGAATGTACAGCTATTATATGGCGAAGAATTGGAATGTAAAAAGGGTTTAGCTCTTTGGATAAAGGACGAAATGATAAAAGACATAATTCCTGAATCCAAACTGCCAGCCAACGTAAAGGTTATGGATGGGAATGGAGGGTATTTGGCTCCAGGCTTAATAGATTTACATGTTCATATGATGTGGGACGGTTCATTAAATCCAGTTCAAACCTCCGAAACAGAAGGCTATGAGCAGATGCTGCTACGGGCTGTTTCTAATTGTCAAACATATCTTCGTAACGGAATAACGACTGTCAGGGACATTGGCTCTGTTGATGACATTGCTCTGCATGTAGCAAAAGGAATCAAAAGGGGGCTCATTTCAGGTCCTGATGTGATTGCCAGCGGAAAAACATTAACCATGACAGGCGGCCATGATCCGTTCTGGGCAAGATTTGTGGATGGAAAGGAAGAGGCTTTAAAGGGTGTACGCGAACAAATTTTTAAGGGTGCTGAAGTGATTAAAGTAAGTTCTACTGGCGGGGTCTATGGAAGAATAGAAGGGGAACAAGTCGGAAATGCAGAGCTTAGCCTGGAAGAGCAGGAAGTCATCTGTAAAGAGGCGCATCGTTTTGGACTCAAAGTTGCGTCCCATGCTATTGGCCGTGATGGAATATTGAATTCGATTATTGCGGGCATCGATACGATTGAGCATGGCCATTTTCTGGACGATGAACTGGCTGCCTTAATGGAAGAACGGAATACAGCCTGGATTCCAACATTGTTCGTCTATAAGCAAATTGCTACACAGGAGGGGATTCCATCTTATGCAAGAGACAAAGCAGAGGAAATTGTCAGCATTCACCGGAATGCATTTGAATCCTATTTTTACCGGAATATCTTAATTGGGGCCGGTTCAGATGCTGGTTCACCATGTACATCTCACCGGGCACTGCTGGATGAATTGTATACCATGTATGAGATGATTCCTGATGCAAAAGAGGTGCTAAAAACAGCAACAGTAAATGCCGGGAAAATTTTAGGACGCGACGTTGGGCAAATTAAAGAGGGCTACAGGGCAAATCTGATCTTGCTTAAAGAAAATCCGCTTGAGTGTCTGAGTAATTTAGAAAGTATAGAGATGGTTTTAGTAAGGGGAGAAATATTTTAA
- a CDS encoding Xaa-Pro peptidase family protein has protein sequence MKRINRLKEYMKEQAISAVFVFNPDHQFYLTNFKALIYSRPIIFHLQEKTAMIVPGLEETHALEHSHADDVLVYYEHPGAGRDETSHMEHISASVKQSPDSSKIGVDLAFIPGEVLLYLQESGYQVVDVGPFIYQMRFIKDEEEIHMLEQAGQLVNLAVSKSLAQIQAGITEMEIDAAGNAALFEATAAQYPDSVIDIVVMSPSGLKRSIMPHVFSNTRKIEAGDVIIHSRQVGLNGYRAELERTVIVGKPTSQQEKAFQAAIEAQQRAIDFIKPGVKFSEVDGVARQVFEKTGLEKYAIHRTGHGIGVSAHEQPFLRYDHHDVVEEGMAFSIEPGIYIPGVGGFRHSDTVLITSDGCRLITEYPRDMQSLLF, from the coding sequence ATGAAACGAATCAATCGATTAAAGGAGTATATGAAAGAACAAGCAATTTCTGCCGTATTTGTATTTAATCCTGACCATCAATTTTATTTAACGAATTTTAAAGCTTTAATTTATTCACGGCCCATCATCTTTCATTTACAGGAAAAGACAGCCATGATTGTTCCCGGCCTTGAAGAAACCCATGCTCTGGAACATTCACATGCAGATGATGTTCTGGTCTATTATGAGCATCCTGGTGCTGGCAGGGATGAGACATCACATATGGAGCATATAAGTGCATCGGTAAAACAAAGTCCTGACTCATCAAAAATTGGTGTGGATTTAGCGTTTATTCCGGGTGAGGTTCTTCTCTATCTTCAGGAATCAGGCTATCAGGTGGTTGATGTCGGGCCATTTATTTATCAAATGCGATTTATCAAGGATGAAGAAGAAATTCACATGCTGGAGCAGGCCGGACAATTAGTGAACCTGGCAGTAAGCAAGTCATTAGCGCAAATTCAAGCGGGAATAACGGAAATGGAAATAGATGCAGCGGGAAATGCGGCCCTTTTTGAAGCAACTGCTGCACAATATCCGGATTCGGTTATTGATATTGTGGTTATGTCTCCTTCCGGGTTAAAACGAAGTATTATGCCGCACGTCTTTTCCAATACAAGAAAAATAGAAGCGGGAGATGTCATTATTCACAGCAGACAGGTTGGGCTAAATGGGTATCGTGCTGAATTAGAGAGAACCGTGATTGTTGGGAAGCCAACATCCCAGCAGGAAAAGGCATTTCAGGCTGCAATAGAAGCTCAGCAGCGTGCGATTGATTTTATTAAACCAGGTGTGAAATTTTCAGAGGTAGATGGTGTTGCCCGTCAAGTGTTTGAAAAAACGGGACTTGAAAAATATGCGATTCACCGTACTGGACACGGAATAGGTGTTTCAGCTCATGAGCAGCCATTTTTGCGTTATGACCATCATGATGTGGTAGAGGAAGGAATGGCATTCTCAATTGAACCTGGGATCTATATACCGGGGGTTGGCGGTTTTAGACACTCTGATACTGTTCTTATTACATCTGATGGATGCCGATTAATTACAGAATATCCACGTGATATGCAGTCCCTGCTTTTTTAA
- a CDS encoding spore germination protein, with protein sequence MIFVRKYKKQRSSSQRQKHNHHQNLISSELMANIAEIQSIFCETPDLVVRNFLIKQSNRQAALVYLSGITDSQTIYNHVLKPLLFENGSDNSETDLRVSLGHIKETNTWQQIESAILNGEGVLFVDNRTEALIYFTSSFPKRSIEASPVESSLFGAHVGFTETGGDNVALIRKQIHNRELKIKEMTVGERGKSKLAILYLADVVNHEVLKEIEERIQKVDVDSIINAGVLAEYIEDNPYSPFPQLLLTERPDFAASEILQGRIAIVVDRSPNVIIGPATFESFFKTIDDYSSRWMVASFIRLMRYFGFLIAIFLPSIYIAIIFFHFEVIPLKLLLSIGESRERVPFPPYLEAFIMEITLEMLREAGVRLPAKIGQTVGIVGGIVIGQAAVEAGIVSNVMVIVVALTAIASFIIPNYEMGSAIRMVRFPMMILASLFGFVGLAIGLMILLVHFIALESLGMPYGSPIAPLRFPDWNDVFIRLPQWSIKKRPLSTSAVQMKKANSHRPKGDEQ encoded by the coding sequence ATGATATTCGTTCGTAAGTACAAAAAGCAGCGGAGTTCTTCTCAACGGCAAAAACATAACCACCACCAAAATCTGATAAGCTCCGAATTAATGGCCAATATTGCAGAAATCCAGTCAATCTTCTGTGAGACACCAGATCTTGTTGTGAGGAATTTCCTCATAAAACAATCAAATAGACAAGCAGCACTTGTCTATCTGAGCGGAATAACCGATAGTCAGACGATTTATAATCATGTGTTAAAACCGCTTCTATTTGAGAACGGCAGTGATAATAGTGAAACGGATTTGAGGGTATCATTGGGTCACATAAAAGAAACGAATACGTGGCAGCAGATTGAAAGTGCGATTTTGAATGGTGAAGGCGTCTTGTTTGTAGATAATCGTACAGAGGCTTTAATTTATTTTACTTCTTCTTTTCCTAAAAGGTCCATTGAAGCGTCACCAGTTGAATCTTCATTATTTGGAGCACATGTGGGATTTACAGAGACCGGAGGTGATAATGTAGCGTTAATTCGTAAGCAAATTCACAACCGGGAACTGAAAATAAAGGAAATGACTGTTGGTGAAAGGGGAAAATCGAAGCTAGCTATCTTGTATCTGGCAGATGTCGTGAATCATGAAGTGTTGAAGGAGATTGAGGAACGAATCCAGAAAGTAGATGTCGATAGCATTATAAACGCGGGTGTACTTGCAGAATACATTGAGGACAATCCCTATTCTCCTTTTCCGCAGCTATTATTGACAGAACGTCCTGATTTTGCGGCTTCGGAAATTTTACAAGGAAGAATCGCAATAGTGGTAGACCGATCGCCTAATGTCATAATTGGCCCGGCAACATTTGAGTCTTTTTTCAAAACTATAGATGATTATAGCTCCCGTTGGATGGTAGCTTCTTTCATTCGTCTAATGAGATATTTCGGTTTTTTAATCGCAATATTTCTGCCATCAATCTACATCGCCATCATTTTCTTTCATTTTGAAGTCATTCCTTTAAAGCTGCTATTATCCATAGGCGAATCAAGAGAACGTGTTCCCTTTCCTCCTTATCTTGAGGCATTTATCATGGAGATTACTCTGGAAATGCTAAGGGAAGCAGGTGTCCGGCTTCCGGCGAAAATTGGACAAACAGTTGGCATTGTTGGTGGTATTGTCATAGGACAAGCAGCTGTGGAGGCAGGAATTGTAAGTAATGTAATGGTGATTGTTGTAGCATTGACAGCTATTGCCTCTTTTATCATTCCAAATTATGAAATGGGTTCAGCCATTCGAATGGTCCGGTTCCCGATGATGATACTTGCTTCTCTTTTCGGATTTGTGGGGCTTGCGATTGGATTAATGATCTTACTTGTACACTTCATTGCGCTTGAATCATTAGGAATGCCTTATGGCAGTCCAATCGCCCCCTTGCGATTTCCAGATTGGAATGATGTATTTATTCGACTACCGCAGTGGTCAATCAAAAAACGCCCTTTAAGTACAAGTGCCGTTCAAATGAAAAAAGCAAATTCTCATCGTCCAAAGGGTGACGAACAGTGA
- a CDS encoding Ger(x)C family spore germination protein, which translates to MKRWFLVILFFFLAAILSSCGRNIPLEDLAISLILGVDLDEEDNLIISESSPVFNKDAKKKIETYELKAKTIRDSRRNFDTLTPGAITAGKIQVLLIGKRVLEHEDWFYVLDTIYRNPTFSVNSRVIVVDGPVSDVIHYEPEDKPQLPLLLKEVIDKNIDRSRTVLATPQTLHRQMYEKGITPSISELKNGQEVELAGVSLLDQNGKYVDTLSMKESTLLIILKDKQTEELTLSIPLPSLENEGGIFNRNELSIDLSRIKSKVKTKYNQDKFHFNYKIHMTANIVEQLFPSDTVNENELEKMIEHELKSRFEGLIKKIQENKIDPIGLGIYARAYQYEQYKKVEDHWGEALAEANIDVSLDIDIKSMGAIN; encoded by the coding sequence ATGAAACGTTGGTTCCTTGTGATTCTTTTCTTTTTTCTTGCTGCAATACTTTCAAGCTGTGGACGAAATATCCCTTTAGAGGATTTAGCGATTTCCTTAATACTTGGTGTTGATCTTGATGAAGAAGATAATCTAATCATTTCTGAATCAAGCCCAGTGTTTAATAAAGATGCCAAGAAAAAAATTGAAACATATGAATTAAAAGCAAAAACAATACGGGATTCGAGGAGGAATTTTGACACTTTGACACCGGGAGCGATCACTGCCGGGAAAATTCAAGTGCTTCTGATAGGAAAACGAGTACTAGAACATGAAGATTGGTTTTATGTCTTGGATACGATATATCGGAATCCCACATTTTCCGTAAATTCAAGAGTCATAGTGGTTGATGGTCCTGTATCTGACGTTATCCATTATGAACCGGAAGATAAACCTCAATTACCTTTGCTTTTGAAGGAAGTTATTGATAAGAACATTGATAGATCGAGGACTGTATTAGCCACTCCTCAGACACTCCATAGGCAAATGTACGAGAAGGGAATAACTCCTTCGATATCGGAATTGAAAAATGGTCAAGAGGTTGAATTAGCTGGAGTATCATTGTTGGATCAGAATGGAAAGTATGTTGACACTCTTAGTATGAAAGAGTCGACACTCCTGATTATTTTAAAGGATAAACAAACGGAAGAATTAACCCTTTCCATTCCACTGCCATCGTTAGAGAATGAGGGAGGAATTTTTAATAGGAACGAGTTAAGTATAGATCTTAGCAGGATTAAATCTAAAGTAAAGACTAAATACAACCAGGATAAATTTCATTTCAACTATAAGATTCATATGACCGCAAATATTGTGGAACAGCTATTTCCTTCAGATACTGTAAATGAAAATGAACTGGAGAAGATGATTGAGCATGAATTGAAATCCCGATTTGAAGGTCTTATTAAAAAGATCCAGGAAAACAAAATTGATCCCATCGGACTCGGAATTTATGCGAGAGCCTATCAATATGAACAATATAAAAAAGTTGAGGATCATTGGGGTGAGGCACTTGCAGAAGCAA
- a CDS encoding endospore germination permease, with the protein MINIKNQITPMQYILLIHGVQMGVGILTLPRELAEKAGTDGWIAIIICWFFSTLTSLIIIQIMKKYPNGTILDLLTHYFGKWVGKAGTIIFALYFAILTHVLFIREALFIQAWILPRTNILILILLLSIPSYLIVRKNISILARYSEFVFFMTLWSILIYLIPMKHAEWLHLLPVLKEGWIPIFSAVKTAILSFVGFEIAFFLYPFLQKKEKASLGIVVANTLSLLMYLMITIGAFVFFSPDEITIYNEPTIIILKVIEFEFIERLEIVFFSFYIFVISTTVLPLMFMTVFCTSQLAGKQDHSRHIAWFLLIECVLAVLFPPTFDNNFSLQKMIDQAGLILAFVFPICLWGYVWLHGLFKRRASK; encoded by the coding sequence ATGATAAACATAAAAAATCAAATTACGCCGATGCAATATATTTTATTGATTCATGGTGTGCAAATGGGAGTCGGAATCTTAACACTGCCAAGGGAATTAGCTGAAAAAGCAGGGACAGATGGCTGGATTGCCATCATCATTTGCTGGTTTTTTTCGACATTGACTAGTTTAATCATTATACAAATTATGAAGAAGTACCCGAATGGAACGATCCTTGATCTGTTAACCCATTATTTCGGGAAATGGGTAGGAAAAGCAGGTACCATAATATTTGCATTGTATTTTGCTATATTGACCCATGTTCTTTTTATTAGAGAGGCTCTCTTCATCCAAGCGTGGATTTTACCTCGTACCAATATCTTGATATTAATTTTGTTGTTATCGATTCCAAGCTATTTAATCGTTCGAAAAAACATCAGTATATTAGCCAGGTATTCAGAATTCGTTTTTTTCATGACATTATGGTCAATTCTCATTTATTTAATTCCTATGAAACATGCTGAGTGGCTTCATTTGCTGCCTGTACTTAAGGAAGGATGGATTCCGATTTTTTCCGCTGTAAAAACGGCCATTCTTTCTTTTGTAGGTTTCGAAATTGCCTTTTTTCTCTATCCTTTCTTACAAAAGAAGGAGAAAGCCTCCTTGGGTATTGTAGTTGCGAATACACTTTCGCTGCTCATGTACTTGATGATAACCATAGGAGCATTTGTCTTTTTTAGCCCTGACGAAATTACCATATATAATGAACCAACCATAATAATTTTAAAGGTCATTGAATTTGAATTTATCGAACGGCTGGAAATTGTGTTTTTCTCTTTTTATATTTTTGTCATTTCTACAACAGTGCTGCCATTAATGTTTATGACAGTATTTTGTACAAGTCAGCTGGCTGGAAAACAAGATCATAGCAGACATATAGCGTGGTTTTTACTAATTGAATGTGTATTGGCTGTGTTGTTTCCCCCAACTTTCGATAATAATTTCTCTCTTCAAAAAATGATCGATCAAGCTGGGCTGATACTGGCGTTTGTTTTTCCTATATGTTTATGGGGATATGTCTGGCTGCACGGCCTGTTTAAAAGGAGGGCAAGCAAATGA